The following are encoded together in the Pseudomonas maumuensis genome:
- the folK gene encoding 2-amino-4-hydroxy-6-hydroxymethyldihydropteridine diphosphokinase: MTTRAYIGLGSNLDEPAEQLRSALQALDLIAETRLAAASALYTSDSLLPGQPRYTNAVAAIDTALAPLDLLDALQAIENGQGRIRKERWGPRTLDLDMLLFGDQVIDVPRLKVPHYHMQARPFVLYPLAELVPATFCLADGRPLAQLLEGCPFVGLERL; encoded by the coding sequence ATGACCACCCGTGCGTACATCGGCCTGGGCAGCAACCTGGATGAGCCCGCCGAGCAGCTGCGCAGCGCCCTGCAGGCGCTGGACCTGATCGCCGAGACCCGCCTGGCGGCGGCCTCGGCGCTCTACACCAGCGATTCGCTGCTGCCGGGCCAGCCACGCTATACCAACGCCGTGGCGGCCATCGACACGGCGCTGGCGCCGCTGGACCTGCTGGACGCCCTGCAGGCCATCGAGAACGGCCAGGGCCGCATACGCAAGGAACGCTGGGGCCCACGCACCCTCGACCTGGACATGCTGCTGTTCGGCGACCAGGTCATCGACGTGCCGCGCCTGAAAGTACCGCACTACCATATGCAGGCCCGCCCCTTCGTGCTGTACCCGCTCGCCGAGCTGGTCCCCGCCACCTTCTGCCTTGCCGACGGCCGGCCCCTGGCCCAGTTGCTCGAAGGCTGCCCGTTCGTCGGCCTGGAACGCCTGTAA
- the panB gene encoding 3-methyl-2-oxobutanoate hydroxymethyltransferase, translating to MPEVTLTTLHGLKAKGEKITMLTCYDATFAKAASQAGVEVLLVGDSLGMVLQGHDSTLPVTNRDMAYHTACVKRGNDGALILADLPFMAHATPEQAFANAAELMRAGAHMLKIEGAAWLGETIRLLAERGVPVCAHMGLTPQTVNVLGGYKVQGRQEAQARQMRADAIALEQAGAAMLLLECVPSELAAEISQAVGIPVIGIGAGSATDGQVLVLHDMLGLSLSGRVPKFVKNFMAGQPDIQSALAAYVRAVKEVSFPGSEHGFSA from the coding sequence ATGCCTGAAGTAACCCTGACCACCCTGCACGGCCTGAAGGCCAAGGGTGAAAAAATCACCATGCTGACCTGCTATGACGCGACCTTCGCCAAGGCCGCCAGCCAGGCCGGCGTGGAAGTGCTGCTGGTGGGCGACTCCCTGGGCATGGTCCTGCAGGGCCATGACAGCACTCTGCCCGTCACCAACCGTGACATGGCCTACCACACCGCCTGCGTCAAACGCGGCAACGATGGCGCATTGATCCTCGCCGACCTGCCATTCATGGCCCACGCCACCCCTGAGCAGGCCTTTGCCAACGCCGCCGAGCTGATGCGCGCCGGCGCCCACATGCTCAAGATCGAAGGCGCCGCCTGGCTGGGCGAGACCATCCGCCTGCTGGCCGAACGCGGCGTGCCGGTGTGCGCGCACATGGGCCTGACCCCGCAGACAGTCAACGTGCTGGGCGGCTACAAGGTCCAGGGGCGCCAGGAAGCCCAGGCGCGGCAGATGCGCGCCGACGCCATCGCCCTGGAACAGGCCGGCGCGGCCATGCTGCTGCTCGAGTGTGTGCCCAGCGAACTGGCCGCGGAAATCTCCCAGGCCGTGGGCATCCCGGTGATCGGTATCGGCGCCGGTAGCGCCACCGATGGCCAGGTGCTGGTACTGCACGACATGCTCGGCCTGTCGCTGAGTGGCCGCGTGCCAAAGTTCGTGAAGAACTTCATGGCCGGCCAACCGGACATCCAGAGCGCCCTGGCCGCCTATGTCCGCGCGGTCAAGGAAGTCAGCTTCCCCGGCAGCGAACATGGGTTCAGCGCATGA
- the panC gene encoding pantoate--beta-alanine ligase: protein MNTVKTVRELRAAVARARGEGKRIAFVPTMGNLHSGHAALVTKAAQRADFVVASIFVNPLQFGAGEDLDKYPRTLAADQEKLLQAGCHLLFAPTVEEMYPDGMTVQTRVSVPQLSEGLCGASRPGHFEGVATVVSKLFNMVQPDLAVFGEKDFQQLAVIRAMVRDLNMPIQIIGEPTVRAEDGLALSSRNGYLTPEQRAAAPALYRVLGDMAEALRRGQRDYAALIAEGQAQLEAAGFRKDYLEVRHAVTLRPAQVDDRDLVVIAAAYLGNTRLIDNLYLHLEEQTA, encoded by the coding sequence ATGAATACCGTCAAGACCGTCCGTGAACTGCGCGCCGCCGTGGCCCGCGCCCGCGGCGAGGGCAAGCGCATCGCCTTCGTGCCGACCATGGGCAACCTGCACAGCGGCCACGCCGCCCTGGTGACCAAGGCCGCCCAGCGCGCCGACTTCGTGGTCGCCAGCATCTTCGTCAACCCGTTGCAGTTCGGCGCCGGCGAAGACCTGGACAAGTACCCGCGCACCCTCGCCGCCGACCAGGAGAAGCTGCTCCAGGCCGGCTGCCACCTGTTGTTCGCCCCCACCGTCGAGGAAATGTACCCCGACGGCATGACCGTGCAGACCCGCGTCAGCGTGCCGCAACTGTCCGAAGGGCTGTGCGGCGCCAGCCGTCCTGGCCACTTCGAAGGCGTGGCGACCGTAGTCAGCAAGCTGTTCAACATGGTCCAGCCGGACCTGGCCGTGTTCGGCGAGAAGGATTTCCAGCAACTGGCCGTGATCCGCGCCATGGTCCGCGACCTGAACATGCCGATCCAGATCATCGGCGAGCCGACCGTGCGCGCCGAGGATGGCCTGGCGCTGTCGTCGCGCAATGGCTACCTGACGCCGGAACAGCGTGCCGCCGCGCCGGCGCTGTACCGTGTGCTGGGCGACATGGCCGAGGCCCTGCGCCGCGGCCAGCGCGACTACGCGGCGCTGATCGCCGAGGGCCAGGCGCAACTCGAAGCCGCCGGGTTCCGTAAGGATTACCTGGAAGTACGCCATGCCGTCACACTGCGCCCGGCTCAGGTCGATGACCGTGACCTGGTGGTGATCGCCGCGGCTTACCTGGGCAACACCCGGCTGATCGACAATCTCTATCTGCATCTGGAAGAGCAGACCGCCTGA
- the pgi gene encoding glucose-6-phosphate isomerase: MAYYRTPHDVTALPAWQALQQHRDAMQGFSMREAFAADGKRFEQFSLSSCGLFLDYSKNLITEQTRDLLVNLAKEVDLEAAIKSMFSGEIINASEGRPVLHTALRRPVGDKLSVNGVNVMPEVHKVLNQITELVGRIHDGLWRGYSEKPITDVVNIGIGGSFLGPELVSEALLPYAQRGVRCHYLANIDGSEFHELSANLRAETTLFIVSSKSFNTLETLKNAMAARTWYLAQGGSEAELYRHFIAVSSNKAAAVAFGIREENIFPMWDWVGGRYSLWSAIGLPIALAIGTANFKELLSGAYTMDQHFQTAPFEKNMPVLLALLGVWYGNFWGARSHAILPYDHYLRNITKHLQQLDMESNGKSVLTDGTPVQTETGPVIWGGVGCNGQHAYHQLLHQGTQLIPADFIVPVVSFNPVADHHQWLYANCLSQSQALMLGKTREEAEAELRAKGLNQDDIAKLAPHKVIPGNRPSNTLVVERISPRRLGALVAMYEHKVFVQSVVWGINAFDQWGVELGKELGKGVYQRLVGAQEDSAEDGSTQGLINYFRGRHRG; the protein is encoded by the coding sequence ATGGCGTATTACCGTACCCCCCACGATGTGACGGCGCTGCCCGCCTGGCAGGCGCTCCAGCAACACCGCGACGCCATGCAGGGCTTCAGCATGCGCGAAGCCTTCGCCGCCGACGGCAAGCGCTTCGAACAGTTCTCCTTGAGCAGCTGCGGCCTGTTTCTCGACTACTCGAAGAACCTGATTACCGAGCAGACCCGAGACCTGCTGGTCAACCTGGCCAAGGAAGTCGACCTGGAAGCGGCCATCAAGTCGATGTTCAGCGGCGAGATCATCAACGCCTCCGAAGGCCGCCCGGTGCTGCACACCGCCCTGCGTCGCCCGGTCGGCGACAAGCTCAGCGTGAACGGCGTCAACGTGATGCCCGAAGTGCATAAGGTGCTCAACCAGATCACCGAACTGGTCGGGCGCATCCACGACGGCCTGTGGCGCGGCTACAGCGAGAAGCCGATCACCGACGTGGTCAACATCGGCATCGGCGGCTCGTTCCTGGGCCCGGAGCTGGTCTCCGAGGCTCTGCTGCCCTACGCCCAGCGCGGCGTGCGCTGCCACTACCTGGCGAACATCGACGGCAGCGAGTTCCATGAACTGTCGGCCAACCTGCGCGCCGAGACCACCCTGTTCATCGTGTCGTCGAAGTCGTTCAACACCCTCGAAACCCTGAAGAACGCCATGGCCGCGCGTACCTGGTACCTGGCCCAGGGTGGCTCGGAAGCCGAGCTGTACCGCCACTTCATCGCCGTGTCGAGCAACAAGGCCGCGGCCGTGGCCTTCGGCATCCGCGAAGAGAACATCTTCCCGATGTGGGACTGGGTCGGCGGGCGTTACTCGCTGTGGTCGGCCATCGGCCTGCCGATCGCCCTGGCCATCGGCACCGCCAACTTCAAGGAGCTGCTGTCCGGCGCCTACACCATGGACCAGCACTTCCAGACCGCGCCGTTCGAGAAGAACATGCCGGTGCTGCTGGCCCTGCTGGGCGTGTGGTACGGCAACTTCTGGGGCGCCCGCAGCCACGCGATCCTGCCGTACGACCACTACCTGCGCAACATCACCAAGCACCTGCAGCAGCTGGACATGGAGTCCAACGGCAAGAGCGTGCTGACCGATGGCACGCCGGTGCAGACCGAAACCGGTCCGGTGATCTGGGGCGGCGTCGGCTGCAACGGCCAGCATGCCTACCACCAGCTGCTGCACCAGGGCACCCAGCTGATCCCGGCCGACTTCATCGTGCCGGTGGTGAGTTTCAACCCGGTGGCCGACCATCACCAGTGGCTATACGCCAACTGCCTGTCGCAGAGCCAGGCACTGATGCTCGGCAAGACCCGCGAGGAAGCCGAGGCCGAACTGCGCGCCAAGGGCCTGAACCAGGACGACATCGCCAAGCTGGCGCCGCACAAGGTGATCCCGGGCAACCGCCCGAGCAACACCCTGGTGGTCGAGCGCATCAGCCCGCGCCGCCTTGGCGCGCTGGTGGCAATGTACGAACACAAGGTGTTCGTGCAGAGCGTGGTCTGGGGCATCAACGCCTTCGACCAGTGGGGCGTGGAGCTGGGCAAGGAACTGGGCAAGGGCGTGTACCAGCGCCTGGTCGGCGCCCAGGAAGACAGCGCCGAGGATGGCTCGACCCAAGGCCTGATCAACTACTTCCGCGGCCGTCATCGCGGCTGA
- the acs gene encoding acetate--CoA ligase, translated as MFDIRDYPEALAVSQAATLSDDDYGRLYRQSVDDPDTFWAEQAKRLDWIKPWSSVQQCDLKTGTARWFDGAQLNVSHNCIDRHLATRGEQTALLWEGDDPNDSKAISYRELHRQVCRLANALKARGVNKGDRVCIYMPMIPEAAYAMLACTRIGAIHSVVFGGFSPDALRDRILDADCRTVITADEGVRGGKRIPLKQNVDKALASCPAVSSVLVVKRTGGDVSWSEGRDLWYHEATAKAGDDCPPEPMNAEDPLFILYTSGSTGKPKGVLHSTAGYLLQATITFKVVFDYRDGEVFWCTADVGWVTGHSYIVYGPLANGAISLMFEGVPNYPDTSRFWQVVDKHQVNIFYTAPTALRALMREGSGPLQGTSRQSLRLLGSVGEPINPEAWEWYFEAVGQKRCPIVDTWWQTETGGIMLTPLPGTQRLKPGCATQPMFGVQPVLLDEKGKLIEGPGAGLLAIKASWPGQIRSVYGDHQRMVDTYFKPMPGYYFTGDGARRDADGDYWITGRIDDVINVSGHRIGTAEVESALVLHDSVAEAAVVGYPHDLKGQGVYAFVTPMNGIEPDEALKAELLALVSKEIGSFAKPELIQWAPALPKTRSGKIMRRILRKIACNELDNLGDTSTLADPSVVQGLIDKRLNQ; from the coding sequence ATGTTCGATATCCGCGACTATCCCGAGGCACTGGCCGTCAGCCAGGCCGCCACACTCTCCGACGACGACTACGGCCGCCTCTATCGCCAGTCGGTTGACGACCCCGACACCTTCTGGGCCGAGCAGGCCAAACGCCTGGACTGGATCAAGCCCTGGTCGAGCGTGCAGCAATGCGACCTGAAGACCGGCACGGCGCGCTGGTTCGACGGCGCCCAGCTGAACGTCAGTCATAACTGCATCGACCGCCACCTGGCCACCCGCGGCGAGCAGACCGCCCTGCTCTGGGAAGGCGACGATCCCAACGACAGCAAGGCCATCAGCTACCGCGAGCTGCACCGCCAGGTGTGCCGGCTGGCCAATGCCCTGAAAGCCCGGGGCGTGAACAAAGGCGACCGGGTGTGCATCTACATGCCGATGATCCCCGAGGCCGCCTACGCGATGCTCGCCTGCACCCGCATCGGCGCCATTCACTCAGTGGTGTTTGGCGGCTTCTCCCCCGATGCCCTGCGTGATCGTATCCTCGACGCCGATTGCCGTACCGTGATCACTGCCGACGAAGGAGTGCGCGGCGGCAAGCGCATACCGCTCAAGCAGAATGTCGACAAGGCGCTGGCCAGCTGCCCGGCCGTCAGCAGCGTGCTCGTGGTCAAGCGCACCGGCGGCGACGTCAGCTGGAGCGAAGGCCGTGACCTCTGGTACCACGAGGCAACGGCAAAGGCCGGTGACGACTGCCCACCCGAACCGATGAACGCCGAGGACCCGCTGTTCATCCTCTACACCTCCGGCAGCACCGGCAAACCCAAGGGCGTGCTGCACAGCACCGCCGGCTACCTGCTGCAGGCCACGATAACCTTCAAGGTGGTGTTCGATTACCGCGACGGCGAGGTGTTCTGGTGCACCGCCGACGTCGGCTGGGTCACCGGCCACAGCTATATCGTCTATGGCCCGCTGGCCAACGGCGCGATCTCGCTGATGTTCGAAGGCGTGCCCAACTACCCCGACACCTCGCGTTTCTGGCAGGTGGTGGACAAGCACCAGGTGAACATCTTCTACACCGCGCCCACCGCGTTGCGGGCCCTGATGCGTGAAGGCTCCGGTCCGCTGCAGGGCACCTCGCGCCAGAGTCTGCGCCTGCTCGGCAGCGTCGGCGAGCCGATCAACCCAGAGGCCTGGGAATGGTACTTCGAGGCGGTCGGGCAGAAACGCTGCCCCATCGTCGACACCTGGTGGCAGACCGAGACCGGCGGCATCATGCTCACGCCCCTTCCCGGCACACAAAGGCTCAAGCCCGGTTGCGCCACCCAGCCGATGTTCGGCGTACAGCCGGTGCTGCTGGATGAAAAGGGCAAGCTCATCGAGGGGCCAGGCGCCGGCCTGCTGGCGATCAAGGCCAGCTGGCCCGGGCAGATCCGCAGCGTCTACGGCGATCACCAGCGCATGGTCGACACCTACTTCAAGCCCATGCCCGGCTATTACTTCACCGGCGACGGCGCCCGCCGCGACGCCGATGGCGACTACTGGATCACCGGGCGCATCGACGACGTGATCAATGTCTCCGGCCACCGCATCGGCACCGCCGAGGTGGAGAGCGCGCTGGTGCTGCACGACAGCGTCGCCGAAGCCGCGGTGGTCGGTTATCCCCATGACCTCAAGGGCCAGGGCGTCTATGCCTTCGTAACCCCCATGAACGGCATAGAACCGGATGAGGCGCTCAAGGCCGAACTGCTGGCCCTGGTCAGCAAGGAAATCGGCAGCTTCGCCAAGCCCGAGCTGATCCAGTGGGCGCCCGCCCTGCCCAAGACCCGTTCGGGCAAGATCATGCGGCGCATCCTGCGCAAGATCGCCTGCAACGAGCTGGACAACCTGGGGGATACGTCCACCCTCGCCGACCCCAGCGTGGTCCAGGGGCTGATCGACAAACGTCTCAACCAGTAG
- a CDS encoding ArsR/SmtB family transcription factor, which translates to MELLDIFKALSNRTRLEILKGLKDPVKHFPPQDEGDVHTVGVCVSSIQEGVGLSQSTVSDYLATLQRAGLVEVRRIGQWTYYKRNEAAISALAELIGSEL; encoded by the coding sequence ATGGAACTGCTCGACATATTCAAGGCACTCTCGAACCGTACCCGTCTCGAGATCCTCAAAGGCCTGAAAGACCCGGTGAAACACTTTCCTCCCCAGGACGAAGGTGACGTTCATACGGTCGGCGTCTGTGTGAGCAGCATCCAGGAAGGCGTCGGGCTGTCGCAGTCGACGGTGTCCGACTACCTGGCCACCCTGCAGCGCGCAGGCCTGGTCGAAGTCCGGCGCATTGGCCAGTGGACCTATTACAAGCGTAACGAAGCAGCCATCAGCGCGCTCGCCGAGCTGATCGGGAGCGAGTTGTAG
- a CDS encoding zinc-dependent alcohol dehydrogenase family protein: MNALILDSFGGPDAFAYRDVAKPVPQAGQVLVRVHATSINPLDYQVRRGDYPDLVPLPAITGHDVSGVVEAVGPGVTAFRPGDEVWYTPQIFDGAGSYAEYHVAAEGIVGLKPPSLSHLEAASLSLVGGTAWEALVVRVALRVGERILVHGGAGGVGHVAIQLAKAMGARVFTTVREANAEFVRQMGADVVIDYEHQDYVDVVLRETGGQGVDVVFDTIGGDTLARSPDVLAQLGRVVSIVDIAQPQNLIQAWGRNASYHFVFTRQHRGKLDELSALVERGQLKPHVGAVYTLAEVPLAHARLQSANNGLQGKIAIAVVPMADPASA, translated from the coding sequence ATGAACGCGTTGATACTGGATTCCTTTGGCGGCCCGGACGCATTCGCCTATCGCGATGTCGCCAAACCGGTGCCGCAGGCCGGACAGGTGCTGGTCCGGGTGCATGCCACCTCCATTAATCCCCTGGATTACCAGGTTCGGCGTGGCGACTACCCTGACCTGGTGCCCCTCCCGGCCATTACCGGGCACGACGTTTCCGGCGTCGTCGAAGCCGTCGGGCCGGGCGTGACCGCGTTCAGGCCAGGCGACGAGGTGTGGTACACACCGCAGATCTTCGACGGGGCGGGCAGCTATGCCGAGTACCACGTCGCCGCCGAAGGCATCGTCGGCCTGAAGCCACCTTCGTTGAGCCATCTGGAGGCCGCCAGCCTGAGCCTGGTCGGCGGCACGGCCTGGGAGGCCCTGGTCGTGCGTGTGGCGCTCAGGGTGGGCGAGCGCATTCTGGTTCACGGCGGCGCAGGCGGTGTCGGCCACGTGGCGATCCAGCTGGCCAAGGCCATGGGCGCCAGGGTGTTCACCACCGTGCGCGAGGCCAATGCCGAATTCGTGCGGCAAATGGGCGCTGACGTGGTCATCGACTATGAGCATCAGGATTATGTCGATGTCGTCCTGCGGGAAACCGGGGGCCAAGGCGTCGACGTGGTCTTCGACACCATCGGTGGCGATACCCTGGCACGCAGCCCGGACGTCCTGGCACAACTGGGGCGCGTGGTGTCGATCGTGGACATCGCGCAACCGCAGAACTTGATCCAGGCCTGGGGCCGCAACGCGAGTTACCACTTCGTCTTCACCCGGCAGCACCGCGGCAAGCTCGACGAGTTGAGCGCGCTGGTCGAGCGCGGGCAACTGAAGCCACACGTGGGCGCCGTCTACACCCTCGCTGAGGTTCCACTCGCCCACGCCCGGCTGCAAAGCGCCAACAATGGCCTGCAGGGGAAGATCGCCATTGCGGTCGTGCCCATGGCCGATCCCGCCAGCGCTTGA
- a CDS encoding antibiotic biosynthesis monooxygenase family protein, producing the protein MIYEIALLPIRPSHVDAFKHAFAEVAPLLSRAKGHVSHMLAQGIESPHQFNLIVQWQTLEDHAPGFEASEDHQVFMAHLTPYFSAEPTVYHVQGGAFETHAPTSPDSARLDDNRPIP; encoded by the coding sequence ATGATCTACGAAATTGCCCTGCTTCCCATTCGTCCGTCCCACGTCGATGCCTTCAAGCACGCATTCGCCGAGGTCGCCCCGTTGCTCAGCCGAGCCAAGGGTCACGTCAGCCATATGCTCGCGCAAGGGATCGAGAGTCCCCATCAATTCAACCTGATCGTGCAATGGCAAACACTCGAGGACCACGCGCCGGGTTTCGAGGCCAGTGAAGACCACCAAGTCTTCATGGCCCACCTGACACCATATTTTTCCGCGGAGCCCACGGTTTATCATGTGCAGGGCGGCGCGTTCGAAACGCACGCGCCCACCAGCCCGGACAGTGCCCGACTGGACGACAATCGCCCAATCCCTTAG
- a CDS encoding oxygenase MpaB family protein encodes MEALRRRIETQVMSLTGLALGQLDLESPKGDPGLFGPQSISWQVHGDFPSMLVGGISALMLQLLHPLALAGVWDHSNFRQDLLGRLRRTSQFISGTTFGSTRDAEWLIDKVRTIHLKVVGTAADGRPYAASDPDLLTWVHVAEVSSFLAAHLRYRNPGLPRSAQDAYYNEIALIAERLGARDVPRSCAEVDAYLQRMRPQLQCDARSLEVVDILLKAPAPSRLAEPVGKLMLKAGIDLLPDWASAMLGLHQGAIERRMIRLGLSNTAPVLRWAMRNGSAHRARRRMGVE; translated from the coding sequence ATGGAAGCCTTGCGTCGCCGCATCGAAACCCAAGTCATGAGCCTCACCGGGCTGGCCCTCGGCCAGCTCGACCTGGAGTCGCCCAAGGGCGATCCCGGCCTGTTCGGCCCACAGAGCATCAGCTGGCAGGTGCATGGCGACTTCCCCAGCATGCTGGTAGGCGGGATCAGCGCGCTGATGCTGCAACTACTGCATCCGCTGGCCCTGGCCGGGGTCTGGGACCATTCGAACTTTCGCCAGGACCTGCTCGGCCGCCTGCGCCGCACCAGCCAGTTCATCTCCGGCACCACCTTCGGTTCGACCCGTGACGCCGAGTGGCTGATCGACAAGGTCCGCACCATCCACCTCAAGGTAGTCGGCACCGCGGCCGATGGCCGCCCCTATGCCGCCAGCGACCCCGACCTGCTGACCTGGGTGCATGTGGCTGAAGTCAGCAGCTTCCTCGCCGCCCACCTGCGCTACCGCAATCCTGGCCTGCCGCGTAGCGCGCAGGACGCCTACTACAACGAGATCGCCCTGATCGCCGAGCGCCTGGGCGCGCGCGACGTGCCCCGCTCCTGTGCCGAGGTCGATGCCTACCTGCAGCGCATGCGCCCGCAGTTGCAGTGCGATGCGCGCAGCCTCGAGGTGGTCGATATCCTGCTCAAGGCCCCGGCCCCCAGCCGCCTTGCCGAGCCGGTGGGCAAGCTGATGCTCAAGGCCGGCATCGACCTGCTGCCGGATTGGGCCAGCGCAATGCTCGGCCTGCATCAGGGTGCGATCGAGCGGCGCATGATCCGTCTGGGCCTGAGCAACACCGCGCCGGTGCTGCGCTGGGCCATGCGCAATGGTTCGGCGCACCGCGCCAGGCGGCGCATGGGCGTCGAATGA